A part of Vespertiliibacter pulmonis genomic DNA contains:
- the pgsA gene encoding CDP-diacylglycerol--glycerol-3-phosphate 3-phosphatidyltransferase, producing MKLNIPTYLTIFRVGLIPLFILAFYLPIPYSAEITTFVFFIASITDLFDGYLARKWNQTTRLGAFLDPVADKVLVAIALVSVVEYYHTWWISIPSGIMIAREIIISALREWMSEIGERANVAVSIWGKVKTMAQMLALGGLLWRQSQTMEVLAIILLYMASGLTIWSMLQYLKASKSSLLQH from the coding sequence ATGAAACTCAATATTCCAACCTATTTAACGATTTTCCGTGTGGGACTAATTCCGCTTTTTATTTTAGCATTTTATTTACCTATCCCTTATTCGGCTGAAATCACAACATTTGTTTTTTTTATTGCGAGTATTACCGATCTATTTGATGGTTATTTAGCTCGTAAATGGAATCAGACTACTCGTTTAGGCGCATTTTTAGATCCCGTGGCAGATAAAGTCTTAGTGGCGATTGCATTGGTGTCGGTGGTTGAGTATTACCATACGTGGTGGATAAGCATTCCTTCAGGTATTATGATTGCTCGTGAAATTATTATTTCCGCTCTGCGTGAATGGATGTCTGAAATTGGTGAGCGAGCAAATGTTGCGGTGTCTATCTGGGGAAAAGTGAAAACAATGGCACAAATGTTAGCGCTTGGAGGGCTACTATGGCGACAAAGTCAAACAATGGAGGTGTTAGCAATTATCCTCTTGTATATGGCTTCAGGACTAACGATTTGGTCTATGTTACAGTATCTCAAAGCCTCTAAAAGTAGTTTATTACAGCATTAA
- a CDS encoding thymidylate synthase → MKQYLELCQRIVAQGKWVENERTGKRCLTVINADLTYDVAKGEFPLVTTRKSFWKSAIAELLGYIRGYHNAADFRKLGTKSWDANANQNNDWLANPHRKGEDDMGWVYGAVGRNFPKGDGSGNIDLLRQIVNDLKNGIDNRGEIYTFYHPGLFHLGCLRPCLHSHHFSLLDGTLYLNSTQRSADVPLGLNWNMIQCYTFLALMAQITGHQAGQAFHKIVNAHIYEDQFELMRDVQLSRTPFSPPKLHINPDIKTLDDLERWVTLDDFKVEGYEYHPSIQYPFSV, encoded by the coding sequence ATGAAGCAGTATTTAGAATTATGCCAACGAATTGTTGCACAGGGAAAATGGGTCGAAAATGAACGTACGGGCAAGCGGTGTTTAACCGTTATCAATGCCGATCTCACCTATGATGTTGCTAAAGGTGAATTTCCATTAGTTACTACCCGAAAAAGTTTTTGGAAATCAGCTATTGCTGAATTATTAGGCTATATACGAGGCTATCATAATGCAGCAGATTTCCGCAAACTAGGGACAAAATCGTGGGACGCTAATGCTAATCAAAACAATGATTGGTTAGCAAATCCACATCGTAAAGGTGAAGATGATATGGGCTGGGTTTACGGTGCAGTCGGAAGAAATTTTCCGAAAGGTGATGGCTCAGGTAATATTGATCTCTTACGCCAAATCGTTAATGATTTAAAAAATGGTATTGATAATCGTGGTGAAATTTATACTTTTTACCATCCTGGGCTATTTCATTTAGGCTGTTTACGTCCTTGTTTACATAGTCATCATTTTTCATTACTTGACGGTACTTTATATCTTAATAGTACACAACGCTCTGCAGATGTTCCACTTGGTTTAAATTGGAATATGATTCAATGCTACACTTTTTTAGCGCTAATGGCTCAAATTACTGGGCATCAAGCAGGGCAAGCATTTCACAAAATTGTCAATGCTCATATTTATGAAGATCAATTTGAACTAATGCGAGATGTACAATTATCTCGTACTCCTTTTTCGCCGCCTAAACTACATATTAACCCTGATATAAAAACCTTAGATGATCTTGAACGTTGGGTTACACTTGATGATTTTAAAGTTGAAGGTTATGAATACCATCCAAGTATCCAATACCCTTTTTCAGTATAG